The following are encoded together in the Culex pipiens pallens isolate TS chromosome 1, TS_CPP_V2, whole genome shotgun sequence genome:
- the LOC120432334 gene encoding high affinity copper uptake protein 1, whose amino-acid sequence MDHNHNHGGPDDMEMLCPMQMSFHGGTCEIILFPSWATTEVGQFVGAWIGFFLMAVLYEGLKFYREVLAQRERKPCSEPATEKKSIRHHLTNKLHIVQSLLHLLQVSVSYVLMLIIMLFNLWLCLAVVTGAALGYYIFGWVRQSTIDANECCN is encoded by the exons ATGGATCACAACCACAATCATGGCGGTCCGGACGACATGGAGATGCTGTGCCCGATGCAGATGTCG TTCCACGGCGGTACCTGCGAGATCATCCTGTTTCCGTCGTGGGCCACCACCGAGGTGGGCCAGTTTGTCGGGGCGTGGATCGGCTTCTTCCTGATGGCGGTCCTGTACGAGGGGCTAAAGTTCTACCGGGAGGTGCTGGCCCAGCGGGAGCGCAAACCGTGCAGCGAGCCGGCCACCGAGAAGAAGAGCATCAG ACACCACCTAACCAACAAGCTGCACATCGTCCAGTCGCTGCTGCACCTGCTCCAGGTGTCCGTGTCCTACGTCCTGATGCTGATCATCATGCTGTTCAACCTGTGGCTCTGCCTGGCCGTCGTGACCGGGGCGGCCCTCGGCTACTACATCTTTGGCTGGGTCCGCCAGAGCACGATCGACGCCAACGAGTGCTGCAACTAG